Proteins encoded in a region of the Bubalus bubalis isolate 160015118507 breed Murrah chromosome 9, NDDB_SH_1, whole genome shotgun sequence genome:
- the RGS14 gene encoding regulator of G-protein signaling 14 isoform X1 has product MEGKYLRWDWARGWGRPQGSPALIHPPAELSSTTGPQGQGEGRGSSLSIHSLPSGPSSPFPTEEQPVASWGLSFERLLQDPLGLAYFTEFLKKEFSAENVTFWKACERFQQIPASDTQQLAQEARNIYQEFLSSQALSPVNIDRQAWLGEEVLAEPRPDMFRAQQLQIFNLMKFDSYARFVKSPLYRECLLAEAEGRPLREPGSWRPGSPDTMRKKPKLKPGKSLPLGVEELGQLPPAEGRPLRKSFRRELAGGAANTTLRRESQGSLNSSASLDLGYLAFASSKSESHRKSLGSSEGENESRPGKYCCVYLPDGTASLALARPGLTIRDMLAGICEKRGLSLPDIKVYLVGNEQKALVLDQDCTVLADQEVRLENRITLELEVSALERLVRISAKPTKRLQEALQPILTKHGLSPQQVVLRLPGEKQPLDLEKLVSSVASQRLVLDTLPGVTIPQAGDIPPCHSQGGLPRIQDKATNLPPPSLNSLAQVPSSITGKRQTCDIEGLVELLNRVQSCGAHDQRGLLRKEDLVLPEFLQLPAQGPNSQQPPPQVESAAQPKGSTSDSTVHSAL; this is encoded by the exons ATGGAG GGAAAGTACCTGAGATGGGAttgggccaggggctggggaaggccaCAAGGCTCACCTGCACTTATCCATCCCCCTGCAGAGCTGAGCAGCACGACTGGGCCCCAGGGCCAGGGCGAGGGCCGAGGCAGCTCCCTCAGCATCCACAGCCTCCCCAGTGGCCCCAGCAGCCCCTTCCCCACCGAGGAGCAGCCTGTGGCCAGCTGGGGCCTGTCCTTCGAGCGGCTGCTACAGGACCCACTGggcctggcttacttcact gAGTTCCTGAAGAAGGAGTTCAGTGCTGAGAATGTGACTTTCTGGAAGGCCTGCGAGCGCTTCCAGCAGATCCCGGCCAGCGACACCCAGCAG TTAGCTCAGGAGGCCCGTAACATCTACCAGGAGTTCCTGTCCAGCCAGGCGCTGAGCCCCGTAAACATCGACCGGCAGGCCTGGCTCGGCGAGGAAGTGCTGGCAGAACCGCGACCGGACATGTTCCGGGCCCAGCAGCTTCAG ATCTTCAACTTGATGAAGTTCGACAGCTATGCGCGCTTCGTCAAATCCCCTCTGTACCGCGAGTGCCTCCTGGCGGAGGCCGAGGGTCGCCCCCTGCGGGAACCTGGATCCTGGCGCCCCGGCAGCCCCGACACCATGAGAAAG AAGCCGAAGCTAAAGCCCGGGAAGTCGCTGCCGCTGGGCGTGGAGGAGCTGGGGCAGCTGCCACCTGCTGAGGGCCGCCCGCTCCGCAAGTCCTTCCGCAGGG AACTAGCCGGCGGGGCGGCCAACACAACCTTGCGCCGTGAGTCCCAGGGATCGCTCAACTCCTCTGCCAGTCTGGACCTGGGCTACCTTGCCTTTGCCAGCAGCAAATCTGAG AGCCACCGGAAGAGCCTTGGGAGCTCAGAAGGTGAGAATGAAAGCCGACCAGGGAAGTACTGCTGCGTATACCTGCCTGATGGCACAGCCTCCTTGGCCCTGGCCCGACCTGGCCTCACCATCCGTGACATGCTGGCAGGCATCTGTGAAAAACGAGGCCTCTCTCTACCTGACATCAAGGTCTACCTGGTGGGCAATGAGCAG AAGGCCCTAGTCCTGGATCAGGACTGCACCGTGCTCGCAGACCAGGAAGTGCGGCTGGAGAACAGAATCACCCTCGA GCTCGAGGTGTCGGCGCTGGAGCGCCTGGTGCGGATCTCGGCCAAGCCCACCAAGCGGCTGCAGGAGGCGCTGCAGCCCATCCTCACAAAGCACGGCCTGAGCCCGCAGCAAGTGGTGTTACGCCTG CCAGGCGAGAAGCAGCCGCTGGATCTGGAGAAACTAGTGAGTTCGGTGGCCTCCCAGAGATTGGTTTTGGACACTCTCCCAG GTGTGACGATCCCTCAGGCTGGTGACATACCCCCCTGCCACAGTCAG GGTGGACTGCCTAGAATCCAGGACAAGGCCACCAACCTCCCTCCACCGTCCCTGAACTCACTGGCCCAAGTGCCCAGTAGTATCACTGGAAAGCGGCAGACCTGTGACATTGAAG GCCTGGTGGAGCTGCTGAACCGAGTGCAGAGCTGTGGAGCCCATGACCAGAGGGGCCTTCTGCGCAAAGAGGACCTAGTGCTTCCAGAATTTCTGCAGCTGCCTGCCCAAGGACCCAACTCCCAGCAGCCTCCACCACAAGTGGAATCTGCAGCCCAGCCCAAGGGGAGCACCTCGGACTCCACTGTTCACTCTGCCCTCTGA
- the RGS14 gene encoding regulator of G-protein signaling 14 isoform X3, giving the protein MEEFLKKEFSAENVTFWKACERFQQIPASDTQQLAQEARNIYQEFLSSQALSPVNIDRQAWLGEEVLAEPRPDMFRAQQLQIFNLMKFDSYARFVKSPLYRECLLAEAEGRPLREPGSWRPGSPDTMRKKPKLKPGKSLPLGVEELGQLPPAEGRPLRKSFRRELAGGAANTTLRRESQGSLNSSASLDLGYLAFASSKSESHRKSLGSSEGENESRPGKYCCVYLPDGTASLALARPGLTIRDMLAGICEKRGLSLPDIKVYLVGNEQKALVLDQDCTVLADQEVRLENRITLELEVSALERLVRISAKPTKRLQEALQPILTKHGLSPQQVVLRLPGEKQPLDLEKLVSSVASQRLVLDTLPGVTIPQAGDIPPCHSQGGLPRIQDKATNLPPPSLNSLAQVPSSITGKRQTCDIEGLVELLNRVQSCGAHDQRGLLRKEDLVLPEFLQLPAQGPNSQQPPPQVESAAQPKGSTSDSTVHSAL; this is encoded by the exons ATGGAG gAGTTCCTGAAGAAGGAGTTCAGTGCTGAGAATGTGACTTTCTGGAAGGCCTGCGAGCGCTTCCAGCAGATCCCGGCCAGCGACACCCAGCAG TTAGCTCAGGAGGCCCGTAACATCTACCAGGAGTTCCTGTCCAGCCAGGCGCTGAGCCCCGTAAACATCGACCGGCAGGCCTGGCTCGGCGAGGAAGTGCTGGCAGAACCGCGACCGGACATGTTCCGGGCCCAGCAGCTTCAG ATCTTCAACTTGATGAAGTTCGACAGCTATGCGCGCTTCGTCAAATCCCCTCTGTACCGCGAGTGCCTCCTGGCGGAGGCCGAGGGTCGCCCCCTGCGGGAACCTGGATCCTGGCGCCCCGGCAGCCCCGACACCATGAGAAAG AAGCCGAAGCTAAAGCCCGGGAAGTCGCTGCCGCTGGGCGTGGAGGAGCTGGGGCAGCTGCCACCTGCTGAGGGCCGCCCGCTCCGCAAGTCCTTCCGCAGGG AACTAGCCGGCGGGGCGGCCAACACAACCTTGCGCCGTGAGTCCCAGGGATCGCTCAACTCCTCTGCCAGTCTGGACCTGGGCTACCTTGCCTTTGCCAGCAGCAAATCTGAG AGCCACCGGAAGAGCCTTGGGAGCTCAGAAGGTGAGAATGAAAGCCGACCAGGGAAGTACTGCTGCGTATACCTGCCTGATGGCACAGCCTCCTTGGCCCTGGCCCGACCTGGCCTCACCATCCGTGACATGCTGGCAGGCATCTGTGAAAAACGAGGCCTCTCTCTACCTGACATCAAGGTCTACCTGGTGGGCAATGAGCAG AAGGCCCTAGTCCTGGATCAGGACTGCACCGTGCTCGCAGACCAGGAAGTGCGGCTGGAGAACAGAATCACCCTCGA GCTCGAGGTGTCGGCGCTGGAGCGCCTGGTGCGGATCTCGGCCAAGCCCACCAAGCGGCTGCAGGAGGCGCTGCAGCCCATCCTCACAAAGCACGGCCTGAGCCCGCAGCAAGTGGTGTTACGCCTG CCAGGCGAGAAGCAGCCGCTGGATCTGGAGAAACTAGTGAGTTCGGTGGCCTCCCAGAGATTGGTTTTGGACACTCTCCCAG GTGTGACGATCCCTCAGGCTGGTGACATACCCCCCTGCCACAGTCAG GGTGGACTGCCTAGAATCCAGGACAAGGCCACCAACCTCCCTCCACCGTCCCTGAACTCACTGGCCCAAGTGCCCAGTAGTATCACTGGAAAGCGGCAGACCTGTGACATTGAAG GCCTGGTGGAGCTGCTGAACCGAGTGCAGAGCTGTGGAGCCCATGACCAGAGGGGCCTTCTGCGCAAAGAGGACCTAGTGCTTCCAGAATTTCTGCAGCTGCCTGCCCAAGGACCCAACTCCCAGCAGCCTCCACCACAAGTGGAATCTGCAGCCCAGCCCAAGGGGAGCACCTCGGACTCCACTGTTCACTCTGCCCTCTGA
- the SLC34A1 gene encoding sodium-dependent phosphate transport protein 2A isoform X2, with the protein MMSYGEKVGGRAVSPLPTPTPHGGHMMHGAAFAYMPSPQVLHRIPGTSAYGFPSVGSVALPEHGCPYGEVVEHHDPLPAKLALEDERKPEPGLVQKLRRAGVTLLKVPLMLCFLYLFVCSLDVLSSAFQLAGGKVAGDIFKDNAILSNPVAGLVVGILVTVLVQSSSTSTSIVVSMVSSGLLEVSSAIPIIMGSNIGTSVTNTIVALMQAGDRTDFRRAFAGATVHDCFNWLSVLVLLPLEAATGYLHRITRLVVASFNIRGGRDAPDLLKIITEPFTKLIIQLDKSVITSLASGDESLRNHSLIRVWCYPDPTEYLLPLDYDIQVTPSRKKDEETAQLLHSLLMFLDLIPA; encoded by the exons ATGATGTCTTATGGAGAGAAGGTGGGAGGCCGGGctgtctccccactccccactcccactccccATGGGGGGCACATGATGCATGGAGCTGCCTTTGCCTACATGCCCAGCCCACAGG TCTTGCACAGGATTCCAGGGACCTCGGCCTATGGCTTCCCCAGCGTGGGCTCCGTGGCCCTCCCAGAGCATGGCTGCCCCTATGGGGAGGTTGTGGAGCACCATGACCCACTGCCTGCCAAGCTGGCCCTGGAGGATGAGCGGAAGCCAG AACCCGGATTGGTCCAGAAGCTGCGCAGGGCTGGCGTGACTCTCCTCAAGGTGCCACTGATGCTTTGCTTCCTCTACCTCTTCGTCTGCTCCCTGGATGTGCTCAGCTCGGCCTTCCAGCTGGCTGGAG GGAAGGTGGCCGGCGACATCTTCAAGGACAACGCCATCCTGTCCAATCCGGTAGCGGGCCTGGTGGTGGGGATCCTGGTGACTGTGCTGGTACAGAGCTCAAGCACCTCCACATCCATTGTGGTCAGCATGGTCTCCTCTGGCT TGCTGGAGGTGAGCTCTGCCATCCCCATCATCATGGGCTCCAACATCGGCACCTCCGTCACCAACACCATCGTGGCCCTGATGCAGGCGGGGGACAGAACTGACTTCCGGCG GGCCTTCGCGGGGGCTACTGTACACGACTGCTTTAACTGGTTGTCAGTTCTGGTTCTGCTGCCCCTGGAGGCTGCCACGGGGTACCTGCACCGCATCACTCGACTTGTGGTGGCCTCCTTCAACATCCGCGGTGGCCGCGATGCCCCTGACCTGCTCAAGATCATCACGGAGCCCTTCACTAAGCTCATCATCCAG CTGGACAAGTCTGTGATTACCAGCCTTGCCTCGGGGGACGAGTCCCTGAGAAATCACAGCCTCATCCGGGTCTGGTGTTACCCAGACCCCACAGAG TATCTACTTCCCCTTGATTATGACATACAAGTAACGCCATCAAGAAAGAAAGACGAGGAAACAGCACAGCTTCTTCACTCCCTATTGATGTTCCTGGACTTAATCCCAGCGTGA
- the RGS14 gene encoding regulator of G-protein signaling 14 isoform X2 — MPGKPKHLGVPNGRMVLAVSDGELSSTTGPQGQGEGRGSSLSIHSLPSGPSSPFPTEEQPVASWGLSFERLLQDPLGLAYFTEFLKKEFSAENVTFWKACERFQQIPASDTQQLAQEARNIYQEFLSSQALSPVNIDRQAWLGEEVLAEPRPDMFRAQQLQIFNLMKFDSYARFVKSPLYRECLLAEAEGRPLREPGSWRPGSPDTMRKKPKLKPGKSLPLGVEELGQLPPAEGRPLRKSFRRELAGGAANTTLRRESQGSLNSSASLDLGYLAFASSKSESHRKSLGSSEGENESRPGKYCCVYLPDGTASLALARPGLTIRDMLAGICEKRGLSLPDIKVYLVGNEQKALVLDQDCTVLADQEVRLENRITLELEVSALERLVRISAKPTKRLQEALQPILTKHGLSPQQVVLRLPGEKQPLDLEKLVSSVASQRLVLDTLPGVTIPQAGDIPPCHSQGGLPRIQDKATNLPPPSLNSLAQVPSSITGKRQTCDIEGLVELLNRVQSCGAHDQRGLLRKEDLVLPEFLQLPAQGPNSQQPPPQVESAAQPKGSTSDSTVHSAL; from the exons GTTCTGGCTGTCTCCGATGGAG AGCTGAGCAGCACGACTGGGCCCCAGGGCCAGGGCGAGGGCCGAGGCAGCTCCCTCAGCATCCACAGCCTCCCCAGTGGCCCCAGCAGCCCCTTCCCCACCGAGGAGCAGCCTGTGGCCAGCTGGGGCCTGTCCTTCGAGCGGCTGCTACAGGACCCACTGggcctggcttacttcact gAGTTCCTGAAGAAGGAGTTCAGTGCTGAGAATGTGACTTTCTGGAAGGCCTGCGAGCGCTTCCAGCAGATCCCGGCCAGCGACACCCAGCAG TTAGCTCAGGAGGCCCGTAACATCTACCAGGAGTTCCTGTCCAGCCAGGCGCTGAGCCCCGTAAACATCGACCGGCAGGCCTGGCTCGGCGAGGAAGTGCTGGCAGAACCGCGACCGGACATGTTCCGGGCCCAGCAGCTTCAG ATCTTCAACTTGATGAAGTTCGACAGCTATGCGCGCTTCGTCAAATCCCCTCTGTACCGCGAGTGCCTCCTGGCGGAGGCCGAGGGTCGCCCCCTGCGGGAACCTGGATCCTGGCGCCCCGGCAGCCCCGACACCATGAGAAAG AAGCCGAAGCTAAAGCCCGGGAAGTCGCTGCCGCTGGGCGTGGAGGAGCTGGGGCAGCTGCCACCTGCTGAGGGCCGCCCGCTCCGCAAGTCCTTCCGCAGGG AACTAGCCGGCGGGGCGGCCAACACAACCTTGCGCCGTGAGTCCCAGGGATCGCTCAACTCCTCTGCCAGTCTGGACCTGGGCTACCTTGCCTTTGCCAGCAGCAAATCTGAG AGCCACCGGAAGAGCCTTGGGAGCTCAGAAGGTGAGAATGAAAGCCGACCAGGGAAGTACTGCTGCGTATACCTGCCTGATGGCACAGCCTCCTTGGCCCTGGCCCGACCTGGCCTCACCATCCGTGACATGCTGGCAGGCATCTGTGAAAAACGAGGCCTCTCTCTACCTGACATCAAGGTCTACCTGGTGGGCAATGAGCAG AAGGCCCTAGTCCTGGATCAGGACTGCACCGTGCTCGCAGACCAGGAAGTGCGGCTGGAGAACAGAATCACCCTCGA GCTCGAGGTGTCGGCGCTGGAGCGCCTGGTGCGGATCTCGGCCAAGCCCACCAAGCGGCTGCAGGAGGCGCTGCAGCCCATCCTCACAAAGCACGGCCTGAGCCCGCAGCAAGTGGTGTTACGCCTG CCAGGCGAGAAGCAGCCGCTGGATCTGGAGAAACTAGTGAGTTCGGTGGCCTCCCAGAGATTGGTTTTGGACACTCTCCCAG GTGTGACGATCCCTCAGGCTGGTGACATACCCCCCTGCCACAGTCAG GGTGGACTGCCTAGAATCCAGGACAAGGCCACCAACCTCCCTCCACCGTCCCTGAACTCACTGGCCCAAGTGCCCAGTAGTATCACTGGAAAGCGGCAGACCTGTGACATTGAAG GCCTGGTGGAGCTGCTGAACCGAGTGCAGAGCTGTGGAGCCCATGACCAGAGGGGCCTTCTGCGCAAAGAGGACCTAGTGCTTCCAGAATTTCTGCAGCTGCCTGCCCAAGGACCCAACTCCCAGCAGCCTCCACCACAAGTGGAATCTGCAGCCCAGCCCAAGGGGAGCACCTCGGACTCCACTGTTCACTCTGCCCTCTGA